CAGAATCTATATCTATCACTAGCACGACTTACTTgtggaagagaaaagaaaaacttcaaGGATTAATACGATGTCTAGCAAAACTTGTGTACAACTTCCTCAAATTTGTACCTCAAGCTCTCCAAAAAGTGAAAGTACATTCtgctttcatcttcttttaatcACCAAGAAGCCAAATGTTAACAAAAAGCTAACCACAAATCCAAGTTCCATGCTCACATACACCCCATTCAACTCCTTGTTCCCTTGTCCTTCTCCACCTTCTTTTGCATATGTTTCATTAACGACAGTGCAGTTCTCTTCTAGTGGGGCTCCCCAAAGTGCGTTGCCAAGAAAACTGGATGCATCAAAGCTCTGTAATTGAGTGCTTGAAGGAATTTTTCCTTTCAAGTTTTTGTAGGAGAGGTTCAAGTAATTCAAAAATGTCAATCTTGACGTGCTTGATGGGATTTCACCTACAAGTTGGTTCacagaaaaatcaagagattctAGTGATCCCATAGCACCGATATTCTCAGGGATTATTCTATGGAAATGATTGTGTGACAAATTCAATGACTGCAATATTATAAGGCTCGTCACTTCTTCTGGAATTTCTCCAGGTAAATTATTGCTGGAGAGGTCCATGCTTCTTACAATATTCAGAATGGTGCCATATTtgactatttttcttttcatcacaAGCACAGCATTCTCATAAAAGCCCCCCATCGATATACTATATGATATGCCGTTGGATGAATGTTCACTCATTGTAGTCATGACACTGAAGTTATTAATGCATCTCGGTATGTTTCCGGAGAGCTTGTTGTGAGCAAGGTCTAAGATTTGTAAAGAAGCTAGTCTGCAGATTTCTTCAGGGACGGAACCATTGAAGTTATTTGAACGGAGGATAATAACCTTCATCTTAGAAAGACTTCCTCCAATCCATGATGGAATATTTCCTGCTACATGATTTTCAGCCAAGTGAAGAAACTCCCAGTTTGTACAATTTTCAAGAGACAAAGGTATTTGTCCAGAGATGCTGTTGTTCTCAAGGTCCAAGGATTGAAGAAACCGTAAAGTTCCAATAGAATTTGGAATATCACCTGTAAGCCTGTTGTTGCCTAGGTTTACTGCAACTAAATTTTGCCACTGCCTCTTAACAATCTGGTATCTCTCCGTACAAAAGATTATCTCCAAGATAAAGAAACTGCAGTATCATCGACTCGTTCATTTTATCTCACAAAAAATGGGAAATAGAGCCTGATAGAGAATTGTTGAAAGATGTAGTGCAGCAACATTAGAGGGAACACGAGGTAATGGACCTTCGATGCGATTCGAACTTAGGTCAATGAGAGTAGAACCCTTGACAAACTCAAAAGCAACCCCAGCTGGTACAATTGTTCCGCGGATTTGGTTGTGAGAGAAATTTAAATGAATACATTGGTAAGACAAATTCCATAACCAATTGGGAATGGTATTAGGAATTTTCGAGTCTGAAATATCCAGACACCAAAACTTCTTTAATTTGTGATCGAAGCCAAGGGGGAATCATGGACCTAAATGCCAAGAAGCCAGTCCTATAACTTCTAGCTGGAAAGGAGGAACCCAATCAGGACTAACGTTTTACGCTAGCTGGTTTCTAGATGCATCAAGCTCCCTCGATTTTGTGAGATTCGCAAAGGAGTCTTCAGAAACAACACCTTCAAACAGATTAGAAGGAAgctgtaatattttaaaattttcaagatGTCCAAGAAATGCAGGAGAGATCCATTCAATTTGGTAAAAGAAAGGTCCAAAACTCTCAGGGATGAAAGATCTCCCAAGGGCTCTGGGAGTGGACCTGGAATTGAATTAGCTCTTAGATGGAGGGTGACAAGACTTTTGAGTAGCCCAAGTCGACTGTTCAAATGACCAGAAAGTTGACAACCGATCAAATCCAGAAATTCCAAACGACTGCACATCCTGACAAGATATCTAAGACTCTGGATATGTTTTGAGCCGATGAAACACGTGGAAAATCAACGGATCTTAAGTTGCAAAGGCTTCCTAACGATGTTGGAATCCCCCCTTCAAGGTTGTTGTTTGACAGGTCCAAGTTAACTGCGGAAGTCAGGTTCCAAATTGAATTTGAGATTGTGCCTTGGAAATTGTTTGAGCCGAGGTTGAGGAACTGAAGATGGCTAAAACTAGACAACCAGTTGTGTATTGAAGAATTGAAATAGTTCCCCTATAGATCAAGGTCCCTAAGATAGGTCATATTTTGATAGGCCCTCGGTTATGTTTTTAGCATTTCAACATGAGGGCTCAACATGTGATTGTGAAGCAACTTTTGGAGCCCTGAAGAAACCGATGACAGTTTCATTACATGTCTCCCTGCAGATTGGGATTCCATGGAAATTTAGGTTccccggattttttttcttttgtcctaCACAAACAAATACATGAAAACAGAATTCAGACCAAGTTTAATTGCTGAAAACTTCCAACTCGCAAGCGTCTCTCCATCCTACAACTTCTGCCTCGGTTCTTTTATTTCTCCCAGAAGTTGCTCGACCTTattgtaaaaaaacacaagaagaatTGAAGTCAACAGGGGAAAGATCTTGCTTTATGAATGCACATAAAAGAGTCATTCCATCTCAACCAAACCAATGATTACATTTTGAGCTACCACCCTCTCGTCTTCCAAAGCTTTTATGCACAATGTAGTTTCTACAATTTCTTGACCTTGTTTTTGCGCTAGGCTTTGTAATCGCTCAGTGTCTGACCTGACATGTAAAAACCAATTAGGGTTCCCGTGCAAGCAAAATCAAGCATGTTTATAAGCATAAAGTTGTTTAAGAAAAATGCAGTCGTGAGGCCATTTTTTTCTCCACCTAAGTTTCACCATTTCCATCCATTTAGGCATGTTGGAAAATTTGTTTTAAGCCTATGGTTATTGGATTAAAATAGGTTCCACTCtaaaactttattgaaaaattgaagAGTCACACAAGTGAACTTATGCGAAGTGGCTTTGGACTCGAGCTTTGCTTGCTCGGCTCGGGCACGGGCTCAAGACAAAACTAATGGTAATTATCAGAGTTAATCAAAGTACACTAAACACCCTTTTACTTGTACCAAAGAATCCTTCATAGGCCTTACTGAAGGCATAGTGATTTTTAACAAGAACCCATTTTTCTCCTTGCTCTCTTTTCTCAAGCTCCAACTTATCATTCGTCTCTCCAAGAAACTTcgctttttttcaattttttcagttGTCAAATATGCTTCACCAATCCTTTTCACAAAACCCAACTTCTTTTTCCCTGGAAGAGGCCTCAAGTTAGCTAACTTGGTCACGAAAAGGCTCTCTTTCCTTTGAAACCTCTTGGATGACTAAATTGAGCTGAGAGTTGTTTCTGAGTGCATCATCTCTTTCGTGCTGAAGTAGTAGGTTTTCCTCCATCAAGGAGGACTTGCTTTGAATGGTGTCAAAAGACTGTTGGAGAGATTGAAGCTGAGGGAGAAGATCATGGTGATCAGAGATAGTAATGTTGGTATTGGCTGGGGAGTCAACAGGGTCCTTGATGCAGTGCTGAGGAGGGTTTTGTGTTGCTGTTTCCATGATCCATTGGTTTGAAGTATTTGTGTGTTGAcgaggaagaaaagaaagttttGTTAGGGAAGGggattagagtttttttttgttgaacgTTAAAACCTAAGAGTCAAAGGAGCACAGGGCAAGAAGGTCAGGTCAGGTGGTACGACTGCATGACAGTTTGAGAAGAAGCACCgcgttttttttaaataaaaaaatattattttaatatatttttaaataaaaaatatttttaaaaataactaaaatcatACTATCAAACATTCTTTAAATTCTTGTTGTGACAAGTCGGCTTAAAGCCTCTTTAAAAcccaattgttaaaaaaaattacaattaaaattattacaaaatatattaaaataactaggTAAAGtaaccaagtttttatttttattttcatcctcaatttttttttcaattatacaaTTATAGCCTTATATAATTTGATAACTTGTCAAGTTTTTGTTGAGGATGGAAAAAATTCAACAGCAGAAAATTAaagtgtaaaatatatatatataaaaaatacttgaaaaatgagatctgtttttatttaatttttatggtaGATTTCAGATTcttaagtaatttttaaatttttttagatcgtAATTATCAAGGAACCATGgcccggtaaaaaaaaaaaagcaccaaCACATCGTTCACGATAAAATAGGAAAGTCAACATCAACTCAACTGCTTGGAACTGGCATGCCCACCCTAACCTGTAAGTTTTCTATTtgtcttaaatattttttgtctgAACACAGAAATCTAAGGCAACACCAAGAAGCTAACAAGGAGTTGAGTTGAATCTGTCATGTAAGAAATTGATTAACTGTTTGAAAAGGTCAATGAAATAGTGAAACTATAGGGAGGCgtatataaacaaacaaacaaacaaaaacccaaTTGCCAGGTAGATGTTCCACTTGTCCTCAAATCACTCATTATAATAGCTTTGGTCTTGACTTCCAGTTTAAGATTCGTAGAAACTATTGAAAAAATACTGATGCAAGGAGAAAGAAATCATCTTCTCCGATACTTTTTCGAAAGGTTGGCAAGCTAGAATAGCTAACCCCACGTCACAAAAAGTACTCTAGAAAAGGAAAGTTTAATCCTTTTTAGCCACCCAGTTTGCGACTCGAGGAGACTGTTCATTGACTCACTCACTAAGCTCTCACCTAACAGACGGAGAAGGTGATCGGATTATACAAGGGATGGAGGGTGTTGATGGGCTCGAGGCAGAGAGAGTGTTTGATTTGGAGGAGACTATATTTGTTGCAGTTGGCAAGAATGTAGAGAAGAGTAAAAGATTGCTTTTTTGGGTATTACAGAGTTTTGCAGGCAAGAAGATATGCCTCCTCTATGTTCACCGGCCTGCAAATGTTGTGTCTTTCAGtgagttttcattttttattgttttcttttaatgatttttcatcCATTTTAATGTTGCTATTAGTTTTGATTAATTCCATGTTTGGTCCCTGAGAGAATtcaggaaaaggaaaggaaaattgaattttaaaggccatgttttatatattgaaaaagacaatttaaaatatttgtggtTAATCCATCTTGTGCTGTTGTTTGTGCTATACAGGGATAAAATATTAGTGCTGTATAAGCTTGATGGCCGATTACTTGTTTTGAAGTCAGCAGAGctttctgtttatttatttgtttgcttgcttgcttttGTTTCATCACAGCTCCCAGATAACAAAGAATCCACAACGTATTGCCATCAAAGGGCATTATTTTTTCGGTCCCGATGATTTGATATTGAATTTGAATGGAATCGAATTTCCTAGGATGTGAAGCTTTTGAGAATTTCAATTAACTGGGTTTTTAAAAGGAAACCACATGCTTATGGAGATTGTAAAGAGAAATGTGTTTTCGGTTTCTGCCTCCTTTAATTTTGTCGTGGATGGCCTGATGTAATTGTTTTGATCTTCTTGGGATTTATGCAGCACACAGAAAACTTGCTGTCAATAAACTAAAGGAAGATGCTGTCAAGGCATTCCAAGaacttgaaacaaaaaagaTGCATGATGTCTTAGATCAATACCGTCTCGTTCTTGCTCAAGAAGGGGTAATTTTCTGATTCTTCAGTCTTTTCTAACTAGTCACGATGGAGTGTCAGTGTCAGCTTTGGAATAGAATTTTGAGTCCCAGACTTAAACACAAATGCTTTGCATTCTATTAAAttgaacaggaaaaaaaaattactttatccAAATGTGATTTAAACTCAAATGCTTTTGGAAGCCAGGCCAGGGTCAATACATATGTGTGCATTCAAAACAGTTTATTGATAAACTTGGTTATATTGTAGGTAGAAGCAGACAAAATATGGATCAAGATGGACGATATAGCAAAGGGAATTGTTGAGCTTATTGCTCATTACAACATTAGGTGGCTTGTCATGGGAGCAGCAGCTGATAAATACTATTCAAAGTATGAACTATTTAGTGCAATTACTCCTTTGTCACTATTTTCATGATGCTACAGTAATGTTAAGAAATGATGTATAGATTCTTCTTAATTAGTTTCTTCACATAGTATGGCTGGTATAAAGAACCCACGCCACTCCCAGTTAATTTGAGTGTGTTTCTGTTGCAGGAAACTGGGAGAAATAAAGTCCAAGAAAGCAATAATTGTGTACCAGCAAGCACCAACTTCCTGCCATATCTGGTTCGTGTGCAGAGGCTCTCTTATCTACACAAGGTGCTTTTGACTTTATAAAATTTCACTCTTGGTTTGTTTAGTGTGCTTATTTGAACTAGCAGACCATTTCTTTTGTTGATTCTTTGGTTGTGGTTGGTGGTCTACCGAGTTAGAACTGTGTTATAAATCTTGGGCTAGGGGGTTGTTTGGTCTGTTTTGATCAACAACTTCTAGATCACTGGATCAGACTGATCATGGTTAGAGAATCTATCCATGAGACTCATTGCATTTACATATGTATGAGCACATGATTTGAATGACATTAACTTGGATTCTGAAATTTACTAGCAAAACCGCAATTGTAGATCTCTAGATTCTAATTGAACTAGAATTGAACTGAATGGATAGCATTTCAGTTAAAATCTAGGCATCTCATCAATGCTGTGCAATAGCCTTGCTGTGAGGGCTTGGCCAGTCTGGAGTATCTCCTCCGCTTGAATTCCTTCTGTTATTGCTATTACTTTGATTCAACCACCAATGCTGCTCATAGATGGAATGTGAAAAAAACAGGGAAGGTAGAGATTATGGATCCGAAACAGAGATTTCTCTTCCATTGCTGCTGCTGAGTTCAGATTCAGATACTGAGCAATTGAGACTCTTGAGATCAGAGTCTCTTACACAACTAGATAGATCTCTCGGTAAGCTTACTGACCAACGCAGAGATTGCATTTGATGATCAAATCTATTGAGTTTGTTTCTCATGTGGAGAGCTCAAAGACTTGTTTTCTTAATGAGTGCTAGAGGAATAACTTTGTTGCAGAGCTGTACAGATGCAGAGGAAGTTGCTGGTGACTTGGAAGGAATATTGAGAAGATTTGATTATTATCCTGTTCATTCTTGTCAATCAACCAACATAATACTCAGCACTTCCAAATTGATTCCATTGTTGGCAGATGAGGTTAGAGAAACTGGTTCTCTGCTCCTTTCCTCAGCTCAAAAGTCATGAGATGTTTTTCTCTTCATCtgtgattttgattttcatggTATGGAATTAGATCTTTATACAGTAAACCATTTTATCTCACATGTTTCCTTGCTTCCATGTGGCACTTCTGGAGCAGATATTCAGAGTAAATGGAATGCCCTCTTTTactgattttgtgttttaagatttgttttgttgGATTGGAAGATGTCCTATTCCCCAATAATCTCTCAAATACCTCATTCTTataaaatcttcttttttttcattgaaaaaatattcttatgttCATATGTGTAATATGAAGAAATCAATGAGCTACCATCAGAATTGTTGAATTCCAGGAACTTTGACATGATAAGGCTGAATTTGAGGTCATCATCTTGAGGATTACAGAACGAATTATCTTACAAATACATTGTACATATGCATGTGGTCCAGGTCTTTATAGATGTCACTACAGCCAATTGTTCGATTCTAGTTTAAATCACCTCATGAGGTTATAGTGCTCCATGGCTTTTGcaggaagaaaaaactaagacGCAAACAACTGAAGAAACATGTTCTAGATTGGAACAAGCAATTGTGGATACTAAGGACTCAAAGCAAAAGGCTCTTGTGGAGGCAGTAAAGCGATGGAAAGAGGAAGACAATGTTATGGAGGCCAAATGCAAggcaaaaattttatttcttttcttcttttcatctttCACTATTGACTTGCTGGTGCTGTTCTGTTCATAAATTATTGTTTCAGACTTGATTACGTTCTGTACTTCTGTTTCCCCTAGGAAAAGAgaagttccaaattttagcaaAGAATATTACTaattctatgtttctttcttgtgaatattggaaaataccatttttttttcacagtaaCTTTGTTGCCATCCTATACTCTTACAGGCCAAAGCGTTAGAAAACTTATGCATCAAGGAGATTAGcctaagaaaagaaatggaggaAGCCTTGAATAGAAGAAAGCAAGaagtggaaaagaaaaggaatcagcgtgatgaatttttaaaagaactCCAGATGGTCCAGGAGCACAAGTTTGCACTTGAGAGCCAAATTTCAGGGTCCCAGAATACAGTGGATGAGTTGGAGCAGAAGATCATCTCAGCTGTGCAACTCCTGATAAGTTTTAAGGAAAGGCGGGATGCAGCAATGATGGAGTATGAAAATGCAAGACAGGAAGTTAGAAGGCTAAAAAGATCAG
The genomic region above belongs to Populus alba chromosome 12, ASM523922v2, whole genome shotgun sequence and contains:
- the LOC118060490 gene encoding U-box domain-containing protein 32 gives rise to the protein MEGVDGLEAERVFDLEETIFVAVGKNVEKSKRLLFWVLQSFAGKKICLLYVHRPANVVSFTHRKLAVNKLKEDAVKAFQELETKKMHDVLDQYRLVLAQEGVEADKIWIKMDDIAKGIVELIAHYNIRWLVMGAAADKYYSKKLGEIKSKKAIIVYQQAPTSCHIWFVCRGSLIYTREGRDYGSETEISLPLLLLSSDSDTEQLRLLRSESLTQLDRSLDAEEVAGDLEGILRRFDYYPVHSCQSTNIILSTSKLIPLLADEEEKTKTQTTEETCSRLEQAIVDTKDSKQKALVEAVKRWKEEDNVMEAKCKAKALENLCIKEISLRKEMEEALNRRKQEVEKKRNQRDEFLKELQMVQEHKFALESQISGSQNTVDELEQKIISAVQLLISFKERRDAAMMEYENARQEVRRLKRSAIAAAAGSKSEILEFSFMEINEATHNFDPSWKISEGKYGSVYKGLLRHLLVAIKMLPSYSSQSLLDFQNGVEIFSRVRHPNLVMLVGTCPESRSLVYEYVRNGSLEDNLFCKDKMPPLPWQTRIRIAVQICSSLIFLHSNKPCIIHGNLKPSKVLLDANFVSKLTDFGVFYLIPQSESGSNLTGICNKSNPNFTSLYIDPEYLETGMLTRESDVYSLGIILLQLLTGRAGLDILKEVRCAIEKDNFKALLDCSGGNWPFEEAEQIANLALRCCKKNRLDRPDLVLILRVLEPMKTSGIDSGPKEPSRIPSHFVCPILQEVMDDPQIAADGFTYEAEAIRGWLKSGHNTSPMTNLKLEHCNLLPNHALHQAILEWRQHL